A single Lolium perenne isolate Kyuss_39 chromosome 6, Kyuss_2.0, whole genome shotgun sequence DNA region contains:
- the LOC127308468 gene encoding uncharacterized protein — protein MASPVASIADRREHISLPSDEILEEIFLRLPTPETLARASAACTTFRRVITDRLFLRRYRKLRPPPLLGLISDRGGGFHPAEAPHPSARLARALLDAADFTYSFVPKPREGWLSPWHPRDVRDGRVLLDCRIPGKTFRTAFAVCDPVSRRYVVLPPVPDEDIAGRPAELAPVLAPVGEHEDERSFKVICMVHYETRLVAFVFSSVTGQWCISASPTWSSLGTGRPRGFRNSSDPDGCRGLSSFDCVRGCFYSASPWMDKFLVLDTRRMEFSVIHDRDDVYKMLRNMLDPPAGQHRRRPGQTRSLPGVVGGEGSLELLSLVGAHNPNASPRVYHSSQQSNGEPCKSPRMNIIPLCGSYDYFTVGAAEGFLFLGATKEDRVGQYHVDMVVAQDNPYDETPLLETWDVDYFSVELRTSEVTKICTMKKSYFNHERVHSYFGYPPSLSTPTI, from the coding sequence ATGGCCTCGCCGGTGGCGTCAATCGCCGATCGCCGGGAGCACATCTCGCTCCCGTCAGACGAGATCCTGGAGGAGATCTTCCTCCGCCTGCCCACCCCGGAGACGCTCGCCCGCGCGTCCGCCGCCTGCACCACCTTCCGCCGCGTCATCACCGACCGCCTCTTCCTCCGCCGCTACCGCAAGCTCCGCCCGCCTCCCCTCCTCGGCCTCATCAGCGACAGAGGCGGCGGCTTCCACCCCGCCGAGGCGCCGCACCCCTCCGCGCGGCTCGCGCGCGCCCTCCTCGACGCCGCCGACTTCACCTACTCCTTCGTGCCCAAGCCCAGGGAAGGCTGGCTCAGCCCCTGGCACCCCCGCGACGTGCGCGACGGCCGCGTCCTCCTCGACTGCAGAATCCCCGGGAAAACCTTCAGGACCGCCTTCGCGGTGTGCGACCCCGTCTCGCGCCGCTACGTGGTGCTGCCGCCGGTGCCCGACGAGGACATAGCCGGACGCCCTGCTGAACTGGCGCCCGTCCTCGCCCCCGTGGGCGAGCACGAGGATGAAAGGTCGTTCAAGGTGATATGCATGGTGCACTACGAAACCAGGCTGGTTGCATTCGTCTTCTCCTCCGTCACCGGGCAATGGTGCATATCTGCGTCCCCCACCTGGAGTTCCTTGGGCACGGGCCGTCCCCGCGGGTTCCGCAACAGCTCTGATCCAGACGGATGCCGTGGCTTGTCGAGTTTCGACTGCGTGCGCGGCTGCTTCTACTCCGCTTCGCCTTGGATGGACAAGTTCCTCGTGCTGGACACGCGGAGGATGGAGTTTTCCGTCATCCACGACCGCGATGATGTCTACAAGATGCTCAGGAATATGCTtgacccgccagccggacagcacaGACGCCGGCCTGGCCAGACCAGAAGCCTGCCTGGCGTTGTCGGTGGAGAAGGATCCCTTGAGCTGCTTTCTCTTGTTGGTGCTCACAATCCAAATGCCTCGCCACGTGTCTATCATTCCTCTCAGCAAAGTAACGGCGAACCTTGCAAGTCTCCGCGGATGAATATCATACCGTTGTGTGGCTCGTATGACTATTTTACCGTGGGCGCAGCGGAGGGGTTCTTATTCCTTGGAGCCACTAAGGAAGATCGGGTGGGTCAGTATCATGTGGACATGGTGGTAGCACAGGACAATCCCTATGATGAAACTCCCTTGTTGGAGACTTGGGATGTAGACTATTTTTCAGTGGAGCTCCGGACTTCAGAGGTTACCAAGATTTGTACGATGAAGAAGTCATACTTCAACCATGAGCGTGTCCACTCCTACTTTGGCTACCCACCATCGTTGTCAACACCGACCATATGA
- the LOC127308467 gene encoding uncharacterized protein, with amino-acid sequence MAAPAPYLVEEILEEILIRLPTPAALARASIACVSFRRIITARSFLRRYRKLHPPPLLGFAAENGGFDPVQEPHPSAPLAHALADAADFSYSYVPKPDEFVNSAWSPCDVRDGRVLLLCNRWFHRTKPAILRKALAVCDPLSRRYVLLPPLPLDMDMTMLQEHLLGYEPILAPAGDDEDETSFRVLCWASYRSKFFMLVFSSATGKWCMAASPSWSSFGTVESSEKSMLLFKYIRGCLYWRAPVGDKLLLLDTCSMEFSTVNILTSCHMQLINLLDQSRWSSSLVLATEGALEMFTLIRNCLNDSYSIYHTIQQNGSHYSGNCDLKNVIELPRSYWYFIAGATGGFLFLRGIRESQSQASQADIEDLFSLDIKTSELKMVHGGAQNSHNLVRPAQPYFGFPPSLSKPSL; translated from the coding sequence atggccgcgccggCGCCTTACCTCGTTGAAGAGATCCTGGAGGAGATCTTGATCCGCCTACCCACTCCGGCGGCGCTCGCCCGCGCCTCCATCGCCTGCGTCTCCTTCCGCCGCATCATCACCGCGCGCTCCTTCCTCCGCCGCTACCGTAAGCTTCACCCGCCGCCTCTCCTGGGGTTCGCCGCCGAAAATGGTGGCTTCGACCCCGTCCAGGAACCCCATCCCTCCGCGCCGCTTGCCCATGCCCTCGCCGACGCCGCTGATTTCTCATACTCCTATGTCCCAAAGCCTGACGAGTTTGTGAACTCAGCCTGGTCTCCCTGCGACGTGCGCGACGGCCGCGTCCTCCTCTTGTGCAATCGCTGGTTTCACCGGACAAAGCCGGCCATCTTGAGAAAAGCACTCGCGGTCTGCGATCCCTTGTCACGGAGATACGTGCTACTCCCGCCCTTACCTCTGGATATGGATATGACTATGCTGCAAGAGCATCTTCTCGGGTACGAACCTATCCTCGCCCCTGCTGGCGACGATGAGGATGAGACGTCGTTCAGGGTGCTCTGCTGGGCGAGCTACCGAAGCAAGTTCTTCATGCTTGTCTTCTCTTCCGCCACTGGGAAATGGTGTATGGCTGCTTCTCCTAGCTGGAGTTCATTTGGCACAGTTGAATCATCTGAGAAATCCATGTTACTCTTTAAATATATCCGTGGCTGCTTGTACTGGAGGGCACCTGTGGGGGACAAGCTGCTTCTATTGGACACTTGCAGCATGGAGTTTTCGACTGTCAATATCCTCACCAGCTGCCATATGCAGCTTATAAATCTCTTGGACCAGAGCAGATGGTCATCATCCCTTGTTCTGGCTACCGAAGGAGCCCTTGAGATGTTTACTCTCATTCGGAATTGTCTAAATGACTCATATTCTATTTATCATACCATTCAGCAAAATGGCAGTCACTATTCTGGCAATTGTGATCTAAAAAATGTTATAGAATTGCCACGTTCATATTGGTATTTTATTGCTGGCGCGACTGGGGGATTCTTGTTCCTTCGAGGCATTCGAGAATCTCAGTCGCAGGCTTCACAAGCGGATATCGAAGATTTATTTTCGCTGGATATCAAGACTTCTGAACTTAAGATGGTCCATGGAGGAGCACAAAATTCCCATAACCTCGTCAGACCTGCTCAACCGTACTTTGGCTTCCCACCATCATTGTCAAAACCGAGTTTGTGA